A single Anopheles arabiensis isolate DONGOLA chromosome X, AaraD3, whole genome shotgun sequence DNA region contains:
- the LOC120906329 gene encoding carbonic anhydrase-related protein 10: MGLLINVKALTLLLLLQIPAISAVSWEEWWTYDGISGPAFWGLINPEWSLCNKGRRQSPVNLEPQRLLFDPNLRILHIDKHRISGTITNTGHSVIFTADNETSSAYGTPQIPVNLTGGPLSYRYRFHEIHVHYGLHDQFGSEHSVEGYTFPAEIQIFGYNSQLYANFSDALYRAQGIVGVAILLQLGDLSNPELRMLTDQLERIRYGGDEAPVRRISVRDLLPDTEHYMTYEGSTTAPACYETVTWIVMNKPIYITKQQLHALRRLMQGGPDHPKAPLGNNFRPPQPLLHRPVRTNIDFRNKLEKGGKICATMYKDVHYKANSWKHN, translated from the exons CAATATCTGCGGTCAGTTGGGAGGAATGGTGGACGTACGATGGCATTTCGG GTCCTGCCTTTTGGGGATTAATCAACCCAGAATGGTCCCTGTGCAACAAAGGACGCCGACAGTCACCCGTCAACTTGGAGCCGCAGCGGCTACTGTTCGATCCAAATCTTCGAATTCTGCACATAGACAAACATCGG ATCAGCGGAACGATCACCAACACAGGCCACAGCGTGATCTTTACCGCGGACAACGAGACGTCCTCTGCGTACGGTACGCCCCAGATACCGGTCAACCTGACCGGCGGTCCACTCTCCTACCGGTATCGATTTCACGAGATACACGTACACTACGGACTGCACGATCAGTTCGGTTCGGAGCACAGCGTCGAAGGCTACACGTTCCCGGCGGAG ATCCAAATCTTTggctacaactcgcagctgtACGCCAACTTTAGCGACGCACTGTACCGTGCGCAGGGCATCGTGGGCGTCGCCAtcctgctgcagctgggcgaTCTGTCCAACCCGGAGCTGCGCATGCTGACCGATCAGCTCGAGCGGATCCGGTACGGCGGGGACGAGGCGCCAGTGCGCCGGATTTCCGTGCGCGACCTCCTGCCCGACACCGAGCACTACATGACGTACGAGGGTTCGACGACGGCACCGGCCTGCTACGAAACCGTCACCTGGATCGTGATGAACAAACCGATCTACATCACGAAGCAGCAG CTGCACGCACTGCGAAGGTTAATGCAGGGTGGTCCCGACCATCCGAAGGCACCGCTGGGCAACAACTTCCGGCCGCCCCAGCCACTGCTGCATCGTCCCGTGCGGACGAACATTGACTTTCGAAATAAActggaaaaagggggaaaaatatGTGCAACTATGTACAAGGACGTTCACTATAAAG CTAATAGCTGGAAACACAACTGA